The following are from one region of the Ochotona princeps isolate mOchPri1 chromosome 4, mOchPri1.hap1, whole genome shotgun sequence genome:
- the LOC101521475 gene encoding olfactory receptor 5B12-like, whose translation MENRTEVTEFLLVGLTNDPHLQILLFTVFLLIYLVTLVGNLGMIELILLDSRLHTPMYFFLSNLSLVDFGYSSAVTPKVMAGLLLQDKVISYHACATQFFFFAGFITVESFLLASMAYDRYAAVCNPLHYTTTMTTSVCTRLAIGCYVCGFLNASIHTGNIFRLCFCQSNVVDHFFCDAPPLLALSCSDSHISEMVIFFVVGFNALFAILIILISYLFIFITILRMHSSEGRQKAFSTCASHLTAVSIFYGTVIFMYLQPSSSHSMGMDKMASVFYSTIIPMLNPLVYSLRNKEVKSAFRKAMAKAKSFI comes from the coding sequence ATGGAGAACAGGACAGAAGTGACTGAGTTCCTGCTTGTGGGGTTAACCAATGACCCACATCTGCAGATACTACTCTTCACAGTCTTCTTACTCATCTATCTAGTCACACTGGTGGGGAACTTAGGGATGATAGAGTTAATTCTGTTGGACTCTCGTCTCCACACTCCTATGTACTTCTTCCTCAGTAATCTTTCCCTGGTGGACTTTGGTTACTCTTCAGCGGTCACTCCCAAAGTGATGGCAGGACTCCTCCTCCAAGACAAAGTCATATCCTACCATGCCTGTGCCACCCAGTTCTTCTTCTTTGCTGGCTTCATCACTGTGGAAAGTTTCCTCTTGGCCTCAATGGCCTATGACCGTTATGCAGCAGTGTGTAACCCACTCCATTACACCACCACCATGACAACAAGTGTGTGTACACGTCTGGCAATAGGTTGCTATGTCTGTGGTTTCCTGAATGCCTCCATCCACACGGGCAACATTTTCAGGCTGTGCTTCTGTCAGTCCAATGTCGTAGATCACTTTTTCTGTGATGCGCctcctcttctggctctctcatgtTCAGATAGCCACATCAGTGAgatggtgattttttttgtggTGGGTTTCAATGCCCTTTTTGCTATTCTAATCATCTTGATCTCCTATCTGTTTATATTTATCACCATCTTGAGGATGCACTCCTCTGAAGGACGCCAGAaggccttttccacctgtgcttCCCACCTCACGGCAGTCTCCATCTTCTATGGGACAGTCATCTTCATGTacctgcagcccagctccagccactccaTGGGCATGGACAAAATGGCATCTGTTTTCTATAGTACGATCATTCCCATGCTCAATCCTTTGGTTTACAGTCTGAGGAACAAAGAAGTCAAGAGTGCATTTAGAAAGGCTATGGCAAAGGCAAAATCTTTTATATGA
- the LOC101521231 gene encoding olfactory receptor 5B12-like: MENRTEVTEFLLVGLTNDPHLQILLFTVFLLIYLVTLVGNLGMIELILLDSRLHTPMYFFLSNLSLVDFGYSSAVTPKVMAGLLLQDKVISYHACATQFFFFAGFITVESFLLASMAYDRYAAVCNPLHYTTTMTTSVCTRLAIGCYVCGFLNASIHMGNIFRLCFCQSNVVDHFFCDAPPLLALSCSDTYISEMVIFFVVGFNALFAILIILISYLFIFITILRMHSSEGRQKAFSTCASHLTAVSIFYGTGVFMYLQPSSCHSMGTDKMASVFYAVVIPMLNPLIYMLRNEEVKTAFKTALGKAKSSSRIII, encoded by the coding sequence ATGGAGAACAGGACAGAGGTGACTGAGTTCCTGCTTGTGGGGTTAACCAATGACCCGCATCTGCAGATACTACTCTTCACAGTCTTCTTACTCATCTATCTAGTCACACTGGTGGGGAACTTAGGGATGATAGAGTTAATTCTGTTGGACTCTCGTCTCCACACTCCTATGTACTTCTTCCTCAGTAATCTTTCCCTGGTGGACTTTGGTTACTCTTCAGCGGTCACTCCCAAAGTGATGGCAGGACTCCTCCTCCAAGACAAAGTCATATCCTACCATGCCTGTGCCACCCAGTTCTTCTTCTTTGCTGGCTTCATCACTGTGGAAAGTTTCCTCTTGGCCTCAATGGCCTATGACCGTTATGCAGCAGTGTGTAACCCACTCCATTACACCACCACCATGACAACAAGTGTGTGTACACGTCTGGCAATAGGTTGCTATGTCTGTGGTTTCCTGAATGCCTCCATCCACATGGGCAACATTTTCAGGCTGTGCTTCTGTCAGTCCAATGTCGTAGATCACTTTTTCTGTGATGCGCctcctcttctggctctctcatgCTCTGATACCTACATCAGTGAgatggtgattttttttgtggTGGGTTTCAATGCCCTTTTTGCTATTCTAATCATCTTGATCTCCTATCTGTTTATATTTATCACCATCTTGAGGATGCACTCCTCTGAAGGTCGCCAGAaggccttttccacctgtgcttCCCACCTCACGGCAGTCTCCATCTTCTACGGGACAGGCGTTTTCATGTACCTGCAGCCCAGCTCTTGCCACTCCATGGGCACAGACAAAATGGCATCTGTCTTCTATGCTGTAGTTATTCCTATGTTGAATCCACTGATCTACATGCTTAGGAATGAAGAAGTTAAGACTGCCTTTAAAACGGCCTTGGGGAAAGCAAAGTCTTCTTCAAGAATCATAATTTAA